CTGAATTTACATGATACTAAAATGGTTAATCAGACAGCTTCTTGCAGAGTTTGCATGGTCGAAGTTGATGGAAGAAGAAATCTTGCTCCAGCTTGCGCTACTCCAGTTTTTGATAAAATGGTAGTTAGAACTAACAGCATTCGTGCAATACACGCTAGAAGAACTGTTGTTGAACTTCTTTTATCTGACCACCCAAAAGACTGCCTAATATGTGAAAAAAACACAAACTGTGAACTACAAGCTCTAGCAGCCGATTTAGGGGTTCGTGAAATTCCTTATAAGGGGGAAATGTCAACTTATGAAATAGACGATTCCAGTTACTCCATAGTAAGAAATCTTGATAAGTGTATACTTTGCAGACGATGCGAAACTATGTGCAATAAGGTTCAAACGGTAAATGTTTTATCAGGAATTGAAAGAGGCTTTCAAACAGTTGTTGCCCCTGCTTTCAACCTTCCGATGACTGATACTGCCTGCACCTTCTGCGGACAGTGTGTTGCTGTATGCCCAACCGCTGCCTTAACAGAAGTTAATAACGTTCCAAAGGTTTGGAGAGCTTTAAAGAACAAGGATAAGTATGTTGTAGTTCAAACAGCTCCAGCTGTTAGGGTTGCTCTCGGAGAAGAATTTGGTTTGGAGCCAGGAACAGTGGTAACAGGAAAAATGGCTTCTGCTTTGAGAAGCCTCGGCTTTGATAAGGTATTCGATACCGACTTTGCAGCGGATTTAACCATTATGGAAGAGGCTTCAGAGTTTGTTCACAGACTTAAGCACGGCGGGAAGCTTCCAATACTAACAAGCTGTTGTCCAGGCTGGGTTAAATTCTTTGAGCATCAGTTCCCTGAACTTTTAGACATACCATCAACCTGTAAGTCTCCTCACGAAATGTTTGGAGCTATAACAAAGACATATTTAGCACAAAAATTAGGTATTGATCCTAAAAATATAGTTGTAGTTTCAGTTATGCCTTGCCTTGCAAAGAAGTATGAAGCTGCAAGACCTGAACTTTCAAATGAAGGAAATCAAGACGTTGATATAGTTATAACTACAAGAGAGCTTGCTAAAATGCTTAAAGAAGCTGGAATAGATTTTAACTCCTTAGAGGATAGTGATTTCGATCATCCATTAGGAGAATCAACTGGAGCCTCTATAATATTTGGCGCAACAGGCGGAGTTTTGGAAGCTGCTCTTCGTACAGCTTACGAGTGGCTGACTGAAGAATCTCTTGAGAATGTAGAATTCCATGCGCTAAGAGGTTTAGACGGTGTCAAAGAGGCTTCAATAAAAATTAATGACATGGATGTTAATGTAGCTGTAGCTCACGGTCTTGGAAATGCAAGAAAGCTACTAGAGGCAATAAAATCTGGAGAAGCCAACTATCACGCAATAGAAATAATGGCATGCCCTGGTGGATGTATAGGGGGCGGTGGTCAACCTTATATCCATGGAGACGTTGAAATTCTAAAAAAACGTGCTGCTGGAATATATAATGAAGACAGAGGCAAGATTAAGAGAAAATCCCACGAAAATGAAGCTGTATTAAAGCTTTATGAGGAATTTTTAGGTGAACCTTATGGTGAAAAAGCTCATGAACTGCTTCACACCCATTATATAAAAAGAGAGAAACTATAAAATACTGTAATAAATTAAAGGATGAGGCTTCTGCTTCATCCTTTAATTTATTACAAGTCCTGAAAATAATGGTATATCTTATTATTTTAATTATATGTTAACATATATTACTTGTGGACTAGCATATGCTTCATACTGTAATATGGGCTTAGAACTTATACTTGTACCTAAAAATATAACATATCATGCAGGAGGATTCTATGAAGTTTTCCAAAAAAATTATTTCTGTGGCAGCTTTAGCAACCTTACTTATTCTAAGCTCAACTAATCATATTAAAAACACTTCTAATAGTAAAATAGTTGATACTAAAACAGTGACTTCAATAGCAGATAGTGTGAGCATAGCAAATGATAAGTCAAATTCTCAAAATAATGAAAGTAATTCAGTACCCTCCAATATAACTAGTAGTCCTATTGCAGCATCTGTTCCTAATCCTAACACTAAAATTGTTACTAGTGATAATTCCAATGCTACTATCAATAAAAGTAGTAATAGCACAGCAATAAAAACTTCAAAAAACTCAGCCTCAACATCGGTCCCTAAAACAGAAACAAAATCTTCAGAAGCTTCTTCTAAAGCTCCAACTCCGCAGCCAGTACCAACTGAACCCAAACCTGCTCCTATAAGCAAGCCGTCCTCGGACAAGCTTATATTAGGTTATTCTGTAGATTGGAACCAGAGTTCATTATCCTCTTTGACCGCTAATAGTTCATTAATAGACGAAGTTGCAACTCATACTTATATAGTAACTCATGAGGGAACTCTTACTGGCACTGCACCTGCTAGCCAAATTTCTTTTGCAAATAAAAATGGAATCAAGACTATAGCAGTAGTTAGAAATGAATTCAACTCGGAACTAGCACACGATGTACTAACTATAGCTCCAGTAAGAGCTAATTTAATTAAAAACATCGAGGCCGCTTTAGCTGCAAATAATTATAAAGGAGTAAACATAGATTTTGAAATATTAAAGCCTGCCGACAGAGATGCTCTTAGCAATTTTATGAAAGAGCTATATACCACCCTTAAACCTAAAGGCTATATTGTATCAATAGCAGTTCAACCCAAAAGGTCAGATTCTGAAACCTGGGTTAAAGCCTTTGATTATGCTACGCTTGGAGAATATTCCGATCAAGTTGTATTAATGACATACGATGAGCATTACCCAGGAGGAACCCCAGGCCCCATAGCTTCAGAACAATGGGTACAACAAGTAGTTAACTACGCATCAAGTAAGATACCAAAAAATAAACTTCTTTTAGGACTTGCAGCCTATGGTTATGATTGGACTGTTAAAGACGAAAAAACTATTTCAACAAAATCATTATCAATTCAATCTGCTTACAGCACAGCGTCAGCAAATGGAGCCAGCGTGTTATGGAATGATGTCGCAAAGGTTCCGTATTTCACCTATAATGATAGCAAAGGTAGCCATACTGTATATTTTGAGAATAATATGAGCATTGCATATAAGCTTAACATAGTTAACAACAGCAATTTAAAAGGCATTGCAATTTGGCGTCTTGGTCTTGAAGATTCAAGATATTGGACAACCATAAAGCAAAAACTTAATAAGTAGTATTGACCCCAGGCAAACACGCCTGGGGTATTTTGTTAACAAAATGTTTTCTATATAACTTATATGAATGGCAGTAATAATGTTATATAATTAACATTGCATGCATATATTTTTATCATGCTTTTATATATTTTTATATTAAGTAACTATATAACAAACTATTTATACTTTTAAAAAAGGAGGTAGTAGTGTGAGTAATGTAAAAATTTTTACAGACAGCACTAGTGATCTTACCCCAGAAATTATAGAAAATAATGATATATCTATTGTTCCTTTATATGTGAACTTTAACGAGACAAGCTATATAGATGGTGTAACTATTACCACGCCTGAGCTTTATAAAAAGATTGAAAAACTAGGGATGCTTCCTAAAACTGCCGCAAATTCTCCTGCAAACTTTTATAAAGCTTTTAAACCTTATATTGATGATGGACAAGATATTGTCTTCATAGGGCTTTCATCAGAACTATCCTCACATCTTCAAAATGCTAAACTTGCAGCAAGTGAATTTCCTGAAGGCAGGATACACATTGTTGATTCTTTAAACCTTTCAACAGGCATCGGTCTTTTAGTAATGAAAGCAGTAGATTTTAAAAATCAGGGATTAGATGCTGCTGAAATAGCTGAAAAGGTTAAAGAATTAGTTCCAAAAGTTAAAACAGCCTTTGTTATAGATACCTTAGACTATTTGTATAAAGGAGGCCGCTGCTCTGCCCTTGCAAATTTTGTTGGTGGGGTTTTAAAAATTAGACCTGTAGTTAAAGTTGTAGATGGAAAGATGATCCTTGCTCAAAAACTTATGGGTAAAAGAGAAAAATCTTTAAATACAATGCTTAACAATGTTATAAAGGAAAAAGATAGGATAGATACTGAAAGGATCATGGTAACTCATTCTATAAGTAATGACGCAGAGTATTT
The genomic region above belongs to Clostridium swellfunianum and contains:
- a CDS encoding glycosyl hydrolase family 18 protein; the protein is MKFSKKIISVAALATLLILSSTNHIKNTSNSKIVDTKTVTSIADSVSIANDKSNSQNNESNSVPSNITSSPIAASVPNPNTKIVTSDNSNATINKSSNSTAIKTSKNSASTSVPKTETKSSEASSKAPTPQPVPTEPKPAPISKPSSDKLILGYSVDWNQSSLSSLTANSSLIDEVATHTYIVTHEGTLTGTAPASQISFANKNGIKTIAVVRNEFNSELAHDVLTIAPVRANLIKNIEAALAANNYKGVNIDFEILKPADRDALSNFMKELYTTLKPKGYIVSIAVQPKRSDSETWVKAFDYATLGEYSDQVVLMTYDEHYPGGTPGPIASEQWVQQVVNYASSKIPKNKLLLGLAAYGYDWTVKDEKTISTKSLSIQSAYSTASANGASVLWNDVAKVPYFTYNDSKGSHTVYFENNMSIAYKLNIVNNSNLKGIAIWRLGLEDSRYWTTIKQKLNK
- a CDS encoding DegV family protein, producing the protein MSNVKIFTDSTSDLTPEIIENNDISIVPLYVNFNETSYIDGVTITTPELYKKIEKLGMLPKTAANSPANFYKAFKPYIDDGQDIVFIGLSSELSSHLQNAKLAASEFPEGRIHIVDSLNLSTGIGLLVMKAVDFKNQGLDAAEIAEKVKELVPKVKTAFVIDTLDYLYKGGRCSALANFVGGVLKIRPVVKVVDGKMILAQKLMGKREKSLNTMLNNVIKEKDRIDTERIMVTHSISNDAEYLIEELSKNIEAKDIIETQAGCVISSHCGPNTIGILYIEK
- a CDS encoding NADH-dependent [FeFe] hydrogenase, group A6; the encoded protein is MSLVTVTINNRRVLVEEGTTILEAAKLLNIKIPTLCHLNLHDTKMVNQTASCRVCMVEVDGRRNLAPACATPVFDKMVVRTNSIRAIHARRTVVELLLSDHPKDCLICEKNTNCELQALAADLGVREIPYKGEMSTYEIDDSSYSIVRNLDKCILCRRCETMCNKVQTVNVLSGIERGFQTVVAPAFNLPMTDTACTFCGQCVAVCPTAALTEVNNVPKVWRALKNKDKYVVVQTAPAVRVALGEEFGLEPGTVVTGKMASALRSLGFDKVFDTDFAADLTIMEEASEFVHRLKHGGKLPILTSCCPGWVKFFEHQFPELLDIPSTCKSPHEMFGAITKTYLAQKLGIDPKNIVVVSVMPCLAKKYEAARPELSNEGNQDVDIVITTRELAKMLKEAGIDFNSLEDSDFDHPLGESTGASIIFGATGGVLEAALRTAYEWLTEESLENVEFHALRGLDGVKEASIKINDMDVNVAVAHGLGNARKLLEAIKSGEANYHAIEIMACPGGCIGGGGQPYIHGDVEILKKRAAGIYNEDRGKIKRKSHENEAVLKLYEEFLGEPYGEKAHELLHTHYIKREKL